Within the Clostridium scatologenes genome, the region ATCCTGTTCCACCTTGAGCTCTTGATCTTGCTTTATCGATTCTATAAAATCTTTCAAAGATTCTATCTATATGTTCTTTCGATATACCAACACCTTTATCTTCAACCCATATTATACAATTATTATTTTCAACTTTGGTACCTATTTTTACAATTCCATTATTATCAGAATATTTTATTGCATTATCTACTAGATTTATAAGCATCTGTTTAAACCTATCACTATCTCCTTTTAAATTAGGAAGCTCATCTCCTATTGTAACAACTTTAATATTTTTCTTTTCAGCTGAATTTTTAACTAAACAGCATACATCTTTTATAATAAAGTTTACATCTATTTTTTCTTCCTTATTCTCTATACTATTTTCAATATGAGAAAGCGTTAAAGTATCATTAATTAATCTCGTCAATCTATCAGCTTCATCATTTATAATATTTAAAAACTTTTCTTTATTTTTAAAATCATCTACATATCTCAAAGTCTCTGCAAAACCTTTTATTGAAGTCAACGGTGTCTTTAGTTCATGAGAAACATTAGCTACAAATTGAGTTCTCATATTTTCCAATTTCTTTATATCAGTTATATCTTGTACTACAGCAACTGTACCAATTTTTTCTCTAACATTAATTATATCAGCAGTCCTTATTCTTAAGTTTCTTTCCTTAGGCCATAATATCTTTATTTCTGTATAATCTTCATCAGTATTTTTAAATACATCCTCAAATTCAAAATCTCTTATATTATCCATAAGATTTTCGCCTATAATGTCCCTACTTATACCAAATATTTTTTTTGCATAAGGATTTATCATAATAATTTTATAATTTATATCTACAGCTATAACTCCACTGTCCATACTCTTTAATATTGCTTCCAATTTATTTTGTTTATCTAAAACCTCATTAAGTGTACTATTTAATTTATCTGCCATATTATTAAAGGTTATACCTAATTGACCTATTTCATCTTTAGAACTAATCCTTACTCTTTTATCAAATTTTCCTGAAGCAATACTTGAAGTAGTAAATTCTAATTCTTTAATAGGCTTAACTATAGTATGAGAAAGCTTTGACGCAAATATTATAGAAACCATAATTGAAAACATCATAGCAATTATATAATACTTCAAATAACTCATTTCTATTCCTTTAATAATTTGCATAGCTATAGCACTTCTTACCACATAGCCATCATTAAAAGCTGTAGCAAAATATAAAGTTTTCTTTCTCAAAGTAGCACTATATCGTGTACTATGTCCTGTACCTTCCTTTCTTGCATCTTTAACTTCTTTTCTCTCATTATGATTATCCATTGTTTCAGCATCTGCTATAGTATCACTTAAAACCTTTCCTTTTTTGTCTATCAATGTTTCTCTAATAACATCATTTTTAAAATTATTCTTAAAAGAAAAATTTTTATTATTAAATCCTTCAGCTTCTAAAACATTTATTACAATTTGATTATTTATTCTCAAATTTTCCTTTGTGTTTTGCATATATTGATAATTTTCAATAATTACAAATAATGTAGTAACTATAGAAAATGTAAGAATCAATGTACTAAGCATTGTTATCATCAATTTTTTTTTCATTTTAATCACCAACTACTCTTCCGAATTGAACCTATATCCTATTCCACGAATAGTTTCTATATGCTTTGGATTTTTATCATCTTCCTCTATTTTTTGTCTTAAGTGTCTTATATGAACGTCTACAGTTCTCGTTTCCCCTATATATTCATATCCCCATACCTTATCCAATAAAAAATCTCTCGTCATAACTCTTCCTCTGTTTTTTATTAAAAGTTCCAATACTTCAAATTCTTTTAAAGTAAGATCTAATTTAATGCCATCTTTTAAAATTTCATGCTTTTCAAAATTTATATTAATTTTTCCAAAAGTGAATTTTTTATCTGTAGATTTAGCTGTAGTTCTTCTAAGAATTGCTTTTACTCTAGCCAATAATTCCCTTATAGAAAAAGGCTTGGTAATGTAATCATCTGCTCCTAACTCTAAACCTAATACTTTATCAAACTCTTCTCCCTTAGCAGTTATCATTATTATAGGAGTTGATGATATAGAATTATCTTTTCTAATTTCTTTGCATACATCATATCCATCCATTCCAGGCAGCATGATATCCAATAATATGAGATTTGGAGCATCTCTCTTAGCCTTTTTTATTGCATCCAAGCCATTATCTGCACAAATAGTCTTATATCCACTATTTTCTAAATTGAATTTTATCAATTCTGTTATATGTTCTTCATCATCTACAATAAGTATTTTTTCTTCTGACACTAATTTTCCCTCCCACTTCATTAAAAATTATTTTAAATAAATAAACGCAAATAATCTTCCCTTATTTTTATCTCTTCTATAAGAATGAGTTTTATATTCTGTACTACAAAATGTGCATATATCTAAATTCTTCACATTATTTTTATCTATATTTTTTAAATTTAACTGACGTAATATGCATTTTTCTAAACTTAAATATCTTCCATTGCATATATTTACATCTTTATATATTTCTAATCCTTTGAACCTATCTATAAGATCATAATCTACTTCATAGCAACATTCATGTATATGTGGCCCTATGTAAACTATTAAATCTTCACATTTAGTTCCATACTGTTGCTCCATTTTTTCAATTGTTTTTAGTAGTATACAATCGAAAGTACCCTTCCAACCACTATGTACTGCTGCTATTACCTTATTATTTTTATCATATAAAAGAACTGGAACGCAATCTGCAGTAAATACACCTATTGCTGTATTTTTTTTGTCTGTAATTAAAGCATCACCTTCTTCTACTTCATTTTTATATTCAATAATTTTATCACTATGTATTTGATTTAAAAATCCAACTTCGTTTACTCCAAACCATTTTTTTATATTTTGCAAATTTTTTTTCCCATAAGAAGAATTTTTATTAAAATCTAATCCACCTTCTGCAGTAGAAAAAATCATATCTGCTCCTTCTAAAGATACTTTTATGAATTTATAATTCTCAATTCTTAATTCTTCCATTTTACTCCTCCATTAACTAACTTTTAATTATATTTTAACATTGTTTGTTTTATAGACACAGAAAAATTTAATTGTTTTAACTTAAAATTAACACAGCATACTTTTACTAAAAATTAGTTAAATTTAACAATAAATAAGTGATATACTTGTTCAGCATACCACTTACTTATCACTAATTAAATTTTTAATTTCTTCCATAAAAGTATTTATATCTTTGAATTGTCTGTATACAGATGCAAATCTAACATAAGAAACTTCATCTATATTTTTAAGGCTTTCCATTATCATTTCTCCAATATATTCAGAATGTACCTCTGTCAGCATTTGATTGTTTATTGTCTTTTCAATTTCATCAGCTATGCTTTCTATCTGATGCCTAGACACAGGTCTTTTTTGACAAGCTTTTATTAAACCATTTATTATTTTAGTTCTATCGAAATATTCTCTATTCATATTCTTCTTTATTACTAATATAGGTACATTTTCAACTTTTTCATATGTAGTATATCTCTTATTACACTTCAAACATTCTCTTCTTCTTCTAATAGACATATTGTCCTCTGTAGATCTAGAATCTACAACTTTACTTTCCGCATAGCCGCAGTAAGGGCATTTCACATCTATTCACGTCCTTCTAAAATCAATTTTTATCTTAGCCTTACAAATACTCAATATATATTATACACTTTTTTTTATAAATTTCTACCATTAATCTTTTATAGCAAAATCATTAGTTTCCACCAAAACCACATCTATGCCTATCTTTTTAATATTTTCCCATGGAATTTCTATATCATCACTTTTACCAAACCAAGACATTTTTCCAGAAGGTATAATAATTGATATAACTTTAGATTCATCACAATCCACTTTTAAATCTTTTATAAACCCTAATTTTGCTCCAGTATTTATTTCTATAATTTCCATAGATCTTAAATTGCTTATAGAATATAGTCCTTTTTCATCTTCCACTTTTATCACCTCATTTTATCTCTTTTTATTAATATATGAACTATCTAAAGTATTAATTACCACAACAAAAAATGCTGAAAATATTAAATAACCTTATATTTTCAGCATTCTATACAACTTATCTATAAACAATATAATTACTAATGTTTAAACATATTTTCTCATATGTCTTAAAGCAGTTTTTTCAAGCCTTGATACCTGTGCTTGAGATATACCTATTTCATCTGCCACTTCCATTTGAGTTCTTCCATCAAAGAATCTTAAATTAAGTATGAGTTTTTCTCTATCATTTAATTTTTTCATAGCTTCTTTTATAGCTATATTTTCAAGCCAGCTATCATCCATATTTTTGTTATCACTTATTTGATCCATTACATAAATTGCATCGCCTCCATCATGATAAATTGGCTCAAATAGTGATACTGGATCTTGTATAGCATCTAAAGCAAATACCACTTCCTCTCTAGGAACCTTTAATTCCTTTGCTATTTGAGATACTGTAGGTTCTTTATTATTTTCACTTATAAGTTTATCTCTAACCTGCAATGCTCTATAGGCAATATCTCTAAGTGATCTACTTACTCTTATAGAATTGTTATCTCTTAAATATCTTCTTATTTCTCCAATAATCATTGGTACAGCATATGTAGAGAATTTTACATTTTGGCTCAAATCAAAATTATCAATTGATTTGATTAGCCCTATACATCCTACTTGAAATAAATCGTCTACATTTTCTCCTCTGTTATTGAATCTTTGAATCACACTTAGTACTAACCTTAAATTACTTTTTATAAATTTTTCCCTACAGCTAACATCTCCATTTCTCATACTTATTAGTAATTCTTTCATCTCTTTTTCTTTTAAAACTGGTAGTTTTGCTGTGTTTACACCACAAATTTCAACTTTATTAATTATCATAAAGTTATCAGCCCCTTCAGAATATATCGCATTTTAATTGTTTCCTAAGGAGTGAAATTTTATACTAAAGACAACCTTATAACATTTTATTTATTTCTTTTTTTAGCCTCTTTATTATTCTTTTTTCCAGTCTTGAAATGTAAGATTGTGATATACCAAGCATATCAGCTACTTCCTTTTGAGTTTTCTCGCCTTGTCCATTTAAACCAAATCTTAAATTAACTATTTCCTTTTCTCTATCATTAAGTTTTTTCATAGCCACCATAAGTAATTGTTTGTCTACTTCATCCTCTATTAAATTATAAACCACATCATTATCCGTACCTAATATATCAGATAAGAGCAATTCGTTTCCATCCCAAT harbors:
- a CDS encoding HAMP domain-containing sensor histidine kinase yields the protein MKKKLMITMLSTLILTFSIVTTLFVIIENYQYMQNTKENLRINNQIVINVLEAEGFNNKNFSFKNNFKNDVIRETLIDKKGKVLSDTIADAETMDNHNERKEVKDARKEGTGHSTRYSATLRKKTLYFATAFNDGYVVRSAIAMQIIKGIEMSYLKYYIIAMMFSIMVSIIFASKLSHTIVKPIKELEFTTSSIASGKFDKRVRISSKDEIGQLGITFNNMADKLNSTLNEVLDKQNKLEAILKSMDSGVIAVDINYKIIMINPYAKKIFGISRDIIGENLMDNIRDFEFEDVFKNTDEDYTEIKILWPKERNLRIRTADIINVREKIGTVAVVQDITDIKKLENMRTQFVANVSHELKTPLTSIKGFAETLRYVDDFKNKEKFLNIINDEADRLTRLINDTLTLSHIENSIENKEEKIDVNFIIKDVCCLVKNSAEKKNIKVVTIGDELPNLKGDSDRFKQMLINLVDNAIKYSDNNGIVKIGTKVENNNCIIWVEDKGVGISKEHIDRIFERFYRIDKARSRAQGGTGLGLAIVKHIVMTLNGNIRVESEIGKGSKFILEIPIV
- a CDS encoding response regulator transcription factor, whose product is MSEEKILIVDDEEHITELIKFNLENSGYKTICADNGLDAIKKAKRDAPNLILLDIMLPGMDGYDVCKEIRKDNSISSTPIIMITAKGEEFDKVLGLELGADDYITKPFSIRELLARVKAILRRTTAKSTDKKFTFGKININFEKHEILKDGIKLDLTLKEFEVLELLIKNRGRVMTRDFLLDKVWGYEYIGETRTVDVHIRHLRQKIEEDDKNPKHIETIRGIGYRFNSEE
- the pgeF gene encoding peptidoglycan editing factor PgeF, with amino-acid sequence MEELRIENYKFIKVSLEGADMIFSTAEGGLDFNKNSSYGKKNLQNIKKWFGVNEVGFLNQIHSDKIIEYKNEVEEGDALITDKKNTAIGVFTADCVPVLLYDKNNKVIAAVHSGWKGTFDCILLKTIEKMEQQYGTKCEDLIVYIGPHIHECCYEVDYDLIDRFKGLEIYKDVNICNGRYLSLEKCILRQLNLKNIDKNNVKNLDICTFCSTEYKTHSYRRDKNKGRLFAFIYLK
- the nrdR gene encoding transcriptional regulator NrdR, giving the protein MKCPYCGYAESKVVDSRSTEDNMSIRRRRECLKCNKRYTTYEKVENVPILVIKKNMNREYFDRTKIINGLIKACQKRPVSRHQIESIADEIEKTINNQMLTEVHSEYIGEMIMESLKNIDEVSYVRFASVYRQFKDINTFMEEIKNLISDK
- a CDS encoding YlmC/YmxH family sporulation protein, which produces MEDEKGLYSISNLRSMEIIEINTGAKLGFIKDLKVDCDESKVISIIIPSGKMSWFGKSDDIEIPWENIKKIGIDVVLVETNDFAIKD
- the sigG gene encoding RNA polymerase sporulation sigma factor SigG — encoded protein: MIINKVEICGVNTAKLPVLKEKEMKELLISMRNGDVSCREKFIKSNLRLVLSVIQRFNNRGENVDDLFQVGCIGLIKSIDNFDLSQNVKFSTYAVPMIIGEIRRYLRDNNSIRVSRSLRDIAYRALQVRDKLISENNKEPTVSQIAKELKVPREEVVFALDAIQDPVSLFEPIYHDGGDAIYVMDQISDNKNMDDSWLENIAIKEAMKKLNDREKLILNLRFFDGRTQMEVADEIGISQAQVSRLEKTALRHMRKYV